The Halorussus gelatinilyticus genome contains the following window.
GCGAGTCGTCTCGCAGTTGCGACACCGCGCTCGGGTCACGTCGGTCTCGGCGTCGCAGGTCGGGCAGGGTTCGGTCCAGTCCCACGAGACGCGGCGTTCGCAGGCGTCGCATCCGCGTCGGAGGTGCGCGAGCGAGGCGTCGCAGTGGGGGCAGTTCGCGGTGCTGTCCGGCGATTTCACCATCGGTTGGCCCTTTCGAGCAGGCGTTATAAACCTTCGTCAGACGCGCCCGGCGGCGTGGAGCGGGCGGTACGAGCGGCCCTCGCGGACTACTCCACGACGACGTACGTCAGGACCACCAGTCCGGCCGTCGTGAGCGCGACCCGCCGCCACGAGAACGGCGTGACGCCGACGAACGACAGGGCCGACACGAGAACCCAGGAGAACGCCGCCGAGAGGACGAGGTTCATGGCGAACAGCACTCGCGGGTCGCCCGTCGAGTTGGCCATCGGCAGAGGGTCTCTCGCACGCGAACTTATCACTTTCTCAGGACGGCCGCCGAGCGACCGGGCGGTGTGTCGTCGGGAAGCGAACGACGACGACGGGTCAGCACGGCAAGTGACGATGACTGACTAGCACGCCGAAGGTCGGTGGACGGGTCAACACGGCGAAGGTCGATGAGGGGCCAGCAGAGCGAAGGGCGACGAACGCGTAGACGAGCGGTATGCGCCCCGAGAACAGACGGGGGACCCCGGTCGATCCGGTTCCGTTTCTGGTCGTCGCGGCGCTGGGATTCCTGGGCTGCTACAGCTACGGCCCGGCCTACCTCCTCACCGTCGGCGTCGAGTTACCGGCGGCGCTCGCCCTCTCGACCGTCGCCTTCCTCGCCGCGACCGCCGTCGCCTACCACCGGTTCGTCTGGCTCGCCAGACCCGACCTGCGGGGCGAGGTGCCGCCCGACCTCCGCCTCCGTCGCCTCTTCCTCGGCGGATTGGCGGTCTTCGGGATTTGTGCGCTTCTGGCGCTTCCCTTAGTAGAGCCGTTAATCCGACCGTAACGCTTTCCTCCCGCCGTGCGTAGGGCCGACGATGCGCGAAGTGGAAGTGTCGGCGTTCGTGCCCGCGTCGCCCGCCGCCGTCCAGCGCGCGCTCACGCCCGAGGCCGTGGTCGAGTACGAGGGGAGTTTCGAGGTGGTAGGCGCCGAGGAGTCCGACGACGGGACGACGGTGACGGCCGAGGCGACCGGGTTGACGATGCGACTCGACTTCGAGGAGCGGCCGGACGGCCTGCGCTACAGCCAGCGCGGCGACGAGGGCCCGTTCGACGGGATGGAGACGACGTTCTCGGTCGAGGCGGAGAACGAGGGAAGTCGCGTGACGGCCCGTTCGAGGGTGAGCCTCGGTCTCCCGCTGGCGTCGGTCTCCGACCGCGTCGCGGCGTGGAAGCGCCGGGGGGAACTCCGGCGCGCGCTGGACGCGCTGGCCGACGACGTGTGAGCGAGCGACGGCCGACGGTCGAGGCGCGTGAGCGACCGACCCCGCGAGCGCCGAACGGTCGCGGTCGGGGCCACAGGCGCGCTGGCGGCCGAAGACCGCCGCTCGGACGCCGGACGGCGGCAAGCTTTTATCGACGGAACGACTGTTTGGCAAACGATGACACTTGCCGACCGAATCGGAGCCTTCCGCGAGGTGGTCGAGGAGTGGCTCCACGGCTTCTACCACGGGATGGTCGAACACCCCGCCTTCGAACTCATCGAGAAGGAGGCCGAGGACACCGACGACGCGTTCATGTTCGGGTGCTTCGCCGACGCCTTCGGCATCCCGAGTCCGGTGTCGTACTACACCGTCGAACTCCTCCCCTATCTCGCCGACGACTTCGAGGCGTGGGAGCGACGGATGTGGGACCGCGGGTCGCTGCTCGAACGCAAGGGCGAACAGTACCACGTCCACTGATGGAGAAGTTCGTCTTCTACGGCGGCAAGGGCGGCGTCGGCAAGACGACCGTCTCGTCCGCCTACGCGCTGACGTGTGCGCGAGCGGGCCTCCGGACGCTGCTCGTCTCGACGGACCCGGCACACAGCACCTCCGACGTGTTCGACCAGTCGTTCGACGACGACCCCCGACGGGTCGAGGGCGACGAGAACCTCTGGGTGATGGAGATAGACCCCGAGGAGGAGGTAGACGACCACATGCAGGAGATACGTCGACGGATGAGCGACCAGGTGAGCGCGGGCATCGTGAACGAGATCGACCGCCAGATAGAACTCGCTCATCGGACGCCCGGCGCACACGAGGCCGCGCTGTTCGACCGGTTCATCGAGGTGATGCGCGACAGCGACGAGTACGACCGCGTCGTGTTCGACACGTCGCCGACCGGCGGGACCCTCCGCCTGCTGTCGCTTCCCGAGTTTCTGGGCGACTGGATAGACCGCCTCGTCCAGAAACGGACCAAGAGCATCGACCTGTTCGAGAAGGCCGCCATCGGCGAGCGCGAGGCCCGGCGGAAGTTGGAGAGCGACCCCATCGTCCAGCACCTCAAACGCCGCAAGGAGAAGTTCGAGTTCGCGCGCGAGACCCTCCGGAACGACGCGGCGTTCTTCCTCGTGATGAACCCCGACGAACTGTCGATTCGGGAGACCGACCGGGCGGTCGAGAGCCTGCGGGAGTACGGCCTCGAAGTCGACGGTCTGGTCGTCAACGGGGTGACGCCGGACCCCGACGAGGACGACCGGGGACGGGGCGGCCGGTACCTCCGCGAGCGCGTCGCCACCGAGCGCGAGCGCATCGACCACATCCGCGAGGCGTTCGACCAACCGGTCGTCGCGGTCATCGAGAGCCGCGTCGAGGAGGTGAAAGGCGACCTGCTGGCCGACGTGGCCGCCGAACTCGACGTGGAGGTCGAGCGCGAACCGCCGCGGGCGTGAGTCGGTCCGGTCCGACCCGGTCCGGACGCTCGCCGACGGTCGCCGGCGTCGCCACTCCCCGGTCGTCGTTCTCCGGCCGCCTCTCCCCGGTTGCGGTCCTCTCGCGGCCGCCGAACGGTCGGCACGACTGAACGAACGTGATTTTTTAATCCGTTTCGGATAGAAAGGAAGATAATCTTTAATACATTCTTTTTCGTTATATTGTCGTGAGGTGACTTCACATGGTACAGGTGATGTGGATGGCGGTCGCGGCACTGGTAACGTTCACGGCGGGATATCTCGGCTACTCGAAGTACTTGGCCCGGTTCGTCGAGTTGGACGAGGAGCGTGAGACTCCGGCGCACAAGTACGACGACGGGCAGGAGTACGTCCCGTCGAAGAAACCGGTGCTGTTGGGGCATCACTATTCGAGCATCGCGGGCGGCGCACCCATCGCGGGTCCGATCACCGCGGCGGCGGCGTTCGGTTGGTTGCCGGCGGTAATCTGGGTCGCCGTCGGGAATCCGCTGTTCGGCGCGGTCCACGACTTCATGTCGCTGTCGTCGAGCGTCCGTCACGACGGCAAGTCGATCGGGTACATCATCGGCCAGTACGTGGGCGAGAGCGGCAAGAACATGCTGCTGTGGTTCGCGTACCTGACCATCATCCTCGTGATAGCGGCGTTCGCGTACCTCATCGGGTTGGTGTTCGACGCGTTCCCGTGGACGGCGACCGCGTCGATAGTCTACATCGCGCTGGCGGTCGTGTTCGGGGTGTACCTCTACCAACTCGACCTGCCGTTCCTGCCGGGCGCGGTAGCGTTCGTCGCGATGGTGTTCGGCGGCGTGTGGGTCGGACTGGAGTACCCCATCGCGCTGTTCGCGCGGTCGAACCTCCCCGCGGACACCATCGTCCTGTTCGGTCAGGGCGGGGGATGGCTCCCGCTCGCGGAGGCGGCCAACCCGAACATGGCCGGCTGGGTGCTCGTGACCGTGCTGTACGCGTTCGGCGCGAGCGTCCTGCCGGTGTGGGTGCTGCTCCAGCCGCGCGACTTCCTCACGTCGAGCCTGCTGTACACCGGGGTCGGCGGGATGATTCTCGCGGCCATCGTCGGCACGCTCGTCGGCTTCAGCGGGACCACCGTCAACGTGCCCTCCGCGGGCATCGAGGGCGTTCAGGTCACGTCGCTGACCACCCAGATTCCGGCGTACACCGGGTTCGTCCACTCCGAACTCGGACCGCTGTTCCCGTTCCTCTTCGTGACCATCGCGTGCGGGACCATCAGCGGCTTCCACTCGCTGGTCTCCTCGGGGACCACCGCCAAGCAACTGAACAGGGAGACCGACGCCCGGCTCATCGGGTACGGCGGGATGCTCGGCGAAGGGCTGCTCGCCGTCACGGCCATCATCGCCGTCTCCATCATCGCGGGCGGCACCGACTCGCTGAGTTCCGCGCTGGTGACGTTCCCGGCGGGCGGCGGCGCGCTCCTGTCGGTGTTCGGCCTCGGCATCACCGCCGCGGCCACGTTCATCGGGCTGGTGTTCGTCAGCTTCCTGCTGACCAGCACCGACACCGCGATGCGACTCGGCCGGTACATGATGGAGGAAATCGTCGGCACGCCCGAAAGCTCGACGCAGGAGACCGTCACGAACCGCTACGTCAACGCGGGCGTGCTCTCGCTGGCCGGCTACCTGCTGGTGGCCAGCGGGACGTGGTCGAACATCTGGCCGCTGTTCGGCGGGGCGAACCAGTCGCTGGCGGCGCTGGCGCTCCTCGTGGCGACCATCTGGCTCGCCAACTGGGACGACAGCAAACAGCTCGTGAGCACCGGCGTGCCGCTGGTGTTCATGCTCGGCGTGACGGTCATCGCGCTGCTGTGGATCGGACTCTACCGCAACCCGACGACCGTCATGGCGGGTGACGCCGGCGGCACCTTCGCGACGATTTCGCTCGTGCTCCAGAGCGTCATCGCGCTGGTGCTGGTCGGACTCATCGTCCAACTCGTGCGCCTCGGCATCGGAAACATCCGTCAGGCGCGACAGGGCCTCGACCGCGAGGCCGTCACGGGAGGACCGTCCGACGACTAGCCGAACAGACGGTCGAGGAGTCCCTTCGACTCGTCGACTTCGTCGAGCGATTCCCAGAGCCTGAACGCCGCCGCCACCTCCGCTTCCTCGCTTTCGACCGCTTCCTCCTCGTCGGGCGCGACCACGACGAGATTCACCTCGTAATCGCCGTAGTAACCGAACTTCAGGAGCGTCCGGTCCCGGAATCCGGAGACGAACGACCGGACGTCGTCCGGAAGCTCGGGCGCGACCACGACGAAGGTGAAGTCGGTGCCGAAGTGCCGTTCGTCGGCGTCGATCCACTCGTCGGCGAGGTCGTGACCGAGACCGACCAGCGATTCGAGGTCGGCCCGAGAGACGTCGTCCGCCCGGCGGACGAAGAGGTGTTCGCGCTTCTCGTGGTTGCCGTAGTTGAGCGCCGCGTGGAACAGTTGCTTCTGGGACTCGATGCGCATCTCGCCGTACATCTCGAACGTCCTGCCGCGGACGTCGAACTTCCGTTCGAGGTCGAAGCTGAACATCAGGCGGTCGCTCACCCGGTCGAGGTACTCGTCGTCCCACTCGGGCACGTCGTCGGGAACGGCCGCCTCGGGGACGGTCTCGCCCCCGACGGTTACCTCCGCTCCGTTCTCCGAATCGGTCGGGTCCGAGGCACCGTCGCTCATGCGTCGGGGTCGTAGGCGTGCACGTCGTCCACGGACGGTGCGCCGAGGACGAGCGTCCGGACCGTCTCGTCGGCGTCCTCGGGGACGAACGCGCGCTGGGGGCTGTCGGGTTCCACGACGAAGAGGTGGCCCTCCGGGACGACCCGCTCGCCGTCGGGCGTCTCGACGCGGAGTTCGCCCGACTCGACGTAGAAGACCTCCTCTTGGTCGTCGTGGTAGTGGTAGGCCAGCGGAATCTGCTCGCCCGGTTCGACCTCGTAGAGGTTGAGCGCGACGTTCTCCAGCCCCGCGACGTCGCCGACCGCGCGCTGGACGCAGGGGCGGTCCGGCGTCGGTTCGACCGACTCCGGGTCGATGACGTGGTATCCCATGTGTGACCACAGACCACAGTGCGTTAAATAGCCTCGGACGGGCGAGCGCCCCGGTCGGCGGGACCGCCCGCCGAAATCTTAAGATTCCGGACGCCCAACCTCCGTGCAAGACAGTCCCATGGACGACCAACGAACCGAGGCGTGCGGGCGGTGTTCGATGACCAGCGTCGTCTCGATGACGGAGGGCGACGCGCCGGACGAGCGACCGGGCCGCGACCCCTTCGACGGCGACCGAATCGAGGTCTCGGAGTCGGAGCTGCGACTCGCCAACCGCCACGTTCTGTGGCTCGGCCGACTCAAGCGACGGCTGGACGAGGTGGCGACCCGGCTGACGTACGGTCGCTGAACCCCGGCCGAACCGGACTCAGCGCTCGGCCACCCCGACCGACAGGTTCCCATCCTCGACGGTCAGGTCCGTCCCGCGGACGAAGCCCTCGGGGCCGGCGAGCACGACCGTCCACGCGCCGCCGGGCGACCGAACGTCCATCGTCGCGCCGTCGACCGTCCAAGTCCCGTTCGTCGCCGGTGCGCGAGCGTCGAGCGACGCCGCGAACGCCGAGGCGAACTCGCTGGCGTTCTCGGAGTCGTCCCACCGGAGTACCCAGGCGTAGCTGGCGTTGCCGGACGCGCGCCGGAACGTGTAGAGCGTGTCGTTGCCCCAGCCGGCGGCCCCGCACGCGGCCCGCGACTCGTTCAGTCCGGTCCGGAGCGCGACGCGGACGAACGCCTCGCCCAGCGTGTCGGTCCCCGCCCGCCGCCAGGCCGACCCGGTCAGATTCACCGAGACGGGCATCGGTCGGGCGGGTTCGGCGCCCGGCGGGTAGCCGTGGAGCACCTGCTCGCTCGTCCGGGGCGGCCGGTCGTAGACCGCCGCCAGTCGGGCGGGCGAGTCGATTCGCCCCGCGACGTAGCGGTGGCCGGCGATGTACCGGAGGTTGGCGTACCGCTGGCGGCTGCCCGGCGCGAGCTGTCGGGCGTACTCGGTGTAGAACTCGGAGTTGAGCCGGTCGCCGGGGACGTACCGCCGGAGGTAGGCGTCGGTCGCGTACACCGCCGCGCCCTCCAGTACGCTCCGAATCACGAACCGGTCGTCGGTGGTTCCCCCCGAGAGCGTCCGGCGGAGCTGGGCGCTCCGCCGGTTCTTGAACTGGATGTAGTGGACGTACTCGTGGGCCAGCACCCACTCGATGGACGAGGCGGTGTAGTTGGCCGACGGGTACAGCCGGATGCCGCCGAACAGGGTGGTGGCGCCGTTGGGAATCCGGCGGCGCTCGGACCGGTCGAGCGTCGGTTCGGACTCGACCCCGGCGAGCCGCCAGAACCGGTAGAGCCCTGGCGACCGGTCGGCGTCGTCGGTCGCGGTGTCGTTGTCGGTCGTCGCGTTGCCGAACCGGTCCTCGACCACGTAGACGTACTCCGGTCGGGTGACGTTCGTGCCGAGGACGCGCTGGACGCGGGCGAAGATTCGGGTCTGGTTCACCGGGAGCGGCGCACCCCGAGCCTCGATGGTCCGGTTGTCGCCGCCGGCCGTCGCGTTCGCGGCGGTCGTCGCGGACGGAGCCGACGTGGTCGGCCGTTCGCCGGCGGTGGCGGGCGGCGCAGTGGTCGCCCGGTCGGCGACTGACCGCCGGTCCTCGGTGACGCTCGTCGGGGCGGTACAGCCGGCGACGACGAGCAACGCGGCCGCGAGCAGCGCCGCGGGGGTCGGAGCGGACGCGGCCATGTCAGGCGGTTGCACCGGTGGTCGTCGACTGATCGTCGGCGCCGGTCGTGGTCGTCTCGTTCGACCGGTCGCCGAGCGAGACCGCGGTCTCGGCGGCCGGCGGGAGCCGAATCGACACGTCGTCGCCGTAGCCCGAGAACCGGAGGGTCGCCTCCTGGTGGAGGTCCATCTGGCGGCCGCGCACGGAGACCGTGGAGTTGATCGTGGTGTTGGACCGGACCGGGAGGTAGGTGTCGGTCGAGAGCCAGTAGGTGACCGAGACGTTCCGGACCTCGCCGACCCGTCGGTTCGTCACGTTGGCCGAGAGGTTGGCGTACCGCTCGGGGTCGGGGGTGGCCCGCAGGACGTAGGTCTGGGTGCCGTTGACCGTCTTCCGGCCGACGAACTCGACGTCGGAGATGTTCAGGAGTTCGCGCTGGCGGGTGAGCGTGTCGAGCGCCGACCACCGCTGGGAGAAGTTGTCCGAGAAGTTGCGGCTGATCCACTTCGAGGAGAACGCCC
Protein-coding sequences here:
- a CDS encoding cupin domain-containing protein — translated: MGYHVIDPESVEPTPDRPCVQRAVGDVAGLENVALNLYEVEPGEQIPLAYHYHDDQEEVFYVESGELRVETPDGERVVPEGHLFVVEPDSPQRAFVPEDADETVRTLVLGAPSVDDVHAYDPDA
- a CDS encoding carbon starvation CstA family protein, with product MVQVMWMAVAALVTFTAGYLGYSKYLARFVELDEERETPAHKYDDGQEYVPSKKPVLLGHHYSSIAGGAPIAGPITAAAAFGWLPAVIWVAVGNPLFGAVHDFMSLSSSVRHDGKSIGYIIGQYVGESGKNMLLWFAYLTIILVIAAFAYLIGLVFDAFPWTATASIVYIALAVVFGVYLYQLDLPFLPGAVAFVAMVFGGVWVGLEYPIALFARSNLPADTIVLFGQGGGWLPLAEAANPNMAGWVLVTVLYAFGASVLPVWVLLQPRDFLTSSLLYTGVGGMILAAIVGTLVGFSGTTVNVPSAGIEGVQVTSLTTQIPAYTGFVHSELGPLFPFLFVTIACGTISGFHSLVSSGTTAKQLNRETDARLIGYGGMLGEGLLAVTAIIAVSIIAGGTDSLSSALVTFPAGGGALLSVFGLGITAAATFIGLVFVSFLLTSTDTAMRLGRYMMEEIVGTPESSTQETVTNRYVNAGVLSLAGYLLVASGTWSNIWPLFGGANQSLAALALLVATIWLANWDDSKQLVSTGVPLVFMLGVTVIALLWIGLYRNPTTVMAGDAGGTFATISLVLQSVIALVLVGLIVQLVRLGIGNIRQARQGLDREAVTGGPSDD
- a CDS encoding DUF7537 family lipoprotein yields the protein MSNPQRTLIAVLFAALVVLAGCSGGGTDPATSTATTTTHTEADATTTDDPATAQSVNATAVKLSAVAAMADVETYRIDAHIATLVSSNNVERRTVTDSTGTVDRAERELRINRTARVAGQSSSVSTYVVNRTLYQRSPQFTRAFSSKWISRNFSDNFSQRWSALDTLTRQRELLNISDVEFVGRKTVNGTQTYVLRATPDPERYANLSANVTNRRVGEVRNVSVTYWLSTDTYLPVRSNTTINSTVSVRGRQMDLHQEATLRFSGYGDDVSIRLPPAAETAVSLGDRSNETTTTGADDQSTTTGATA
- a CDS encoding ArsA family ATPase; translation: MEKFVFYGGKGGVGKTTVSSAYALTCARAGLRTLLVSTDPAHSTSDVFDQSFDDDPRRVEGDENLWVMEIDPEEEVDDHMQEIRRRMSDQVSAGIVNEIDRQIELAHRTPGAHEAALFDRFIEVMRDSDEYDRVVFDTSPTGGTLRLLSLPEFLGDWIDRLVQKRTKSIDLFEKAAIGEREARRKLESDPIVQHLKRRKEKFEFARETLRNDAAFFLVMNPDELSIRETDRAVESLREYGLEVDGLVVNGVTPDPDEDDRGRGGRYLRERVATERERIDHIREAFDQPVVAVIESRVEEVKGDLLADVAAELDVEVEREPPRA
- a CDS encoding SRPBCC family protein, which gives rise to MREVEVSAFVPASPAAVQRALTPEAVVEYEGSFEVVGAEESDDGTTVTAEATGLTMRLDFEERPDGLRYSQRGDEGPFDGMETTFSVEAENEGSRVTARSRVSLGLPLASVSDRVAAWKRRGELRRALDALADDV